In Sphingobacterium sp. PCS056, the following proteins share a genomic window:
- a CDS encoding sodium:solute symporter, producing the protein MSPIILLSFLVIYFAVLLAVAHFTSKGSSDNSTFFVANRNSKWYMVAFGMIGTALSGVTFISVPGAVGASEFSYFQFVLGNAVGFVIIAYVLLPLYYRMNLTSIYTYLEERFGHTTYKTGAAIFLISRTIGSAFRLYLVAIVLQHFIFDAWNIPFVVTVVICLLLIWLYTNKGGLKTIIVTDTLQTTFLITAVILSIYFMAKGLNFGIVDTFEAVKESSYSKIFFWDDFVGSKANFWKQFLGGIFVTIAMTGLDQDLMQKNLSMGTIKEAQKNMITFTSVFVVINIFFLAVGALLYIYAEKNGINISQLATRDYLYPEIALNHLALLPAIIFMMGLTAATFATTDSALTALTTSYCIDFLNFNKKENPNDPLLVKQRNYVHFGFSIVMLLVILVFKLINDDSVVNAIFTAASYTYGPLLGLFVVGIATKYAVKDKLVPFICVISPVILYILKTYVIEVYTPYVIGLDLIIINGFITFLLLILTSPGKASVQELSHN; encoded by the coding sequence ATGTCACCAATAATTTTATTGTCCTTTTTGGTTATCTACTTTGCTGTTTTACTTGCTGTAGCGCATTTTACATCAAAGGGGTCTTCGGATAACTCCACATTCTTTGTCGCAAATCGTAATTCAAAATGGTACATGGTTGCTTTTGGAATGATCGGTACCGCGTTATCTGGGGTGACTTTTATTTCTGTCCCTGGAGCAGTTGGAGCTTCAGAATTTAGCTACTTTCAATTTGTATTGGGAAATGCGGTAGGATTTGTTATCATCGCTTATGTATTACTTCCTTTATATTATAGAATGAATCTTACTTCTATCTATACCTATTTAGAAGAGCGATTTGGACATACAACTTATAAGACCGGTGCTGCTATTTTTCTTATTTCCAGAACAATTGGTTCTGCATTTCGCCTTTATTTAGTTGCTATTGTATTGCAACATTTTATATTTGATGCTTGGAATATACCTTTTGTTGTTACAGTTGTTATTTGTTTATTACTGATTTGGTTATATACGAATAAGGGAGGTTTGAAAACTATTATCGTAACCGATACACTGCAGACAACGTTTTTGATAACAGCTGTTATTTTATCCATCTACTTTATGGCAAAGGGTTTGAATTTTGGAATTGTGGACACCTTTGAGGCCGTGAAGGAAAGTAGCTATTCTAAAATATTCTTTTGGGATGATTTTGTTGGAAGCAAAGCTAATTTCTGGAAACAATTTTTAGGAGGTATTTTTGTAACAATTGCTATGACTGGGTTAGATCAGGATCTAATGCAAAAAAATCTTTCGATGGGAACGATCAAAGAGGCCCAAAAGAATATGATTACCTTTACAAGTGTATTTGTCGTGATTAATATCTTCTTTTTGGCTGTTGGAGCATTGTTATATATCTATGCGGAGAAAAATGGTATTAATATAAGTCAGTTGGCGACTCGTGATTATCTATATCCAGAAATTGCTTTAAATCATTTAGCACTTCTTCCTGCAATTATATTTATGATGGGATTGACAGCGGCTACTTTCGCTACTACAGATTCAGCTCTGACTGCCTTGACGACTTCTTATTGTATAGATTTTTTGAATTTTAATAAAAAAGAGAATCCAAATGACCCGTTATTGGTAAAACAACGAAATTATGTCCATTTTGGTTTTTCAATTGTAATGCTGTTGGTGATCTTAGTTTTTAAATTGATTAATGATGATTCTGTTGTAAATGCCATCTTTACTGCCGCAAGCTATACTTATGGACCATTATTGGGACTATTTGTTGTAGGTATCGCTACCAAATATGCTGTTAAAGACAAACTTGTACCCTTTATCTGTGTGATATCTCCTGTTATTTTATATATTTTGAAGACTTATGTTATTGAGGTTTATACACCATATGTTATTGGGTTGGATTTAATTATCATTAATGGATTTATTACCTTTTTATTGTTGATCCTTACCTCTCCAGGTAAAGCCTCTGTTCAAGAGCTTTCACATAATTAA
- a CDS encoding purine-nucleoside phosphorylase yields the protein MYQLIEETAGFIRKKIGDFQPEFGIILGTGLGKLVDEIEVQFSLMYSNIPNFPISTVEFHSGKLIFGTLNGRKVIAMQGRLHYYEGYNMNEITFPIRVMKVLGIQKLFVSNASGSLNPAILKGDLGIISDHINLLPDNPLRGSNLAAFGPRFPDMSQPYNREMIKLGLEIAKEKGIRAHQVVYVAAPGPNLETKAEYRYMSIIGGDIVGMSTVPEVIVANHMNLPVFAISVITDEGFHEDLTPVSLQDIVDVAAKAEPKMTLILKELIALQ from the coding sequence ATGTATCAATTGATAGAAGAAACAGCAGGATTTATCCGCAAAAAAATAGGCGATTTTCAGCCTGAATTTGGAATAATACTAGGTACTGGCTTAGGTAAATTGGTCGATGAGATCGAAGTGCAGTTTTCTTTAATGTATTCCAATATCCCCAACTTTCCAATCTCTACAGTAGAATTTCATTCTGGTAAATTGATATTTGGCACTCTTAATGGTCGTAAAGTTATAGCGATGCAGGGGAGGCTACATTATTATGAGGGATATAATATGAACGAAATTACTTTTCCGATCCGTGTCATGAAAGTATTAGGTATTCAGAAATTGTTTGTTTCAAATGCCTCAGGGTCTTTAAATCCTGCTATTCTTAAGGGTGATCTGGGAATTATCTCTGATCATATTAATCTTTTACCTGATAATCCTTTACGTGGTTCTAATTTAGCAGCGTTTGGACCTCGTTTTCCAGACATGAGTCAACCCTATAATCGGGAGATGATCAAGCTTGGATTGGAGATTGCCAAAGAGAAGGGGATTCGTGCACATCAGGTAGTTTACGTAGCCGCACCAGGTCCAAATTTAGAGACTAAAGCAGAGTATCGTTACATGAGCATTATCGGCGGTGATATTGTTGGTATGAGTACGGTGCCAGAAGTTATTGTTGCAAATCATATGAATTTGCCTGTGTTTGCGATCTCTGTGATTACTGATGAAGGTTTTCATGAAGATTTGACACCTGTTTCTTTGCAAGATATCGTAGATGTCGCAGCAAAAGCTGAACCAAAGATGACGTTAATTTTGAAAGAATTAATAGCTTTGCAATAG